Proteins encoded together in one Coffea arabica cultivar ET-39 chromosome 2c, Coffea Arabica ET-39 HiFi, whole genome shotgun sequence window:
- the LOC140004431 gene encoding uncharacterized protein, protein MSCKNCCRATAADYEVVFTCNSCKEKHPAVPRCRFDVDLTDSTGVVPASVFGELAEKLLTFNGLEAMQHFDQNVELPLEFVHKELKSKTFLLHIKPVQAQLADARQRYTIIFFSEIDDPAASAQLTSQTEDDSPFPCKETETVQLGTPGGNGDRSKICVRLSERFDEPQNIEPNVDENAECSSSKKQKLN, encoded by the exons ATGAGTTGCAAAAACTGTTGCCGAGCTACAGCAGCAGACTATGAAGTGGTGTTTACCTGTAACTCATGCAAAGAGAAACATCCTGCAGTGCCTAG ATGCCGCTTTGATGTCGATTTGACTGATAGCACTGGTGTGGTCCCAGCTTCAGTATTTGGCGAATTAGCAGAGAAACTATTAACATTTAATGGCCTAGAAGCAATGCAGCATTTTGATCAG AATGTTGAACTTCCACTCGAGTTTGTCCACAAGGAACTTAAATCAAAAACGTTTCTGCTCCACATCAAACCTGTCCAAGCACAGCTGGCAGATGCAAGGCAACGTTACACAATTATATTCTTCTCTGAAATTGATGATCCAGCCGCTTCTGCCCAGTTAACAAGTCAAACAGAAGATGACTCTCCTTTCCCTTGCAAGGAAACTGAGACTGTACAGCTGGGGACTCCAG GAGGTAACGGTGATCGGTCAAAGATTTGTGTTCGGCTTTCTGAGAGATTTGATGAACCCCAGAACATTGAACCAAATGTGGATGAAAATGCAGAGTGCAGCTCTAGCAAAAAGCAGAAACTCAACTAG